The Oxyura jamaicensis isolate SHBP4307 breed ruddy duck chromosome 8, BPBGC_Ojam_1.0, whole genome shotgun sequence genome has a segment encoding these proteins:
- the GADD45A gene encoding growth arrest and DNA damage-inducible protein GADD45 alpha, producing the protein MTLEELPGEHRAAGRMEQAGDALEEVLSKALSQRSLTLGVYEAAKLLNVGFVPRVDPSLFFQNPHASQWKDPALSQLMCFCRERRYADQWVPVINLPER; encoded by the exons ATGACTCTGGAGGAGCTGCCTGGCGAGCACCGCGCGGCCGGCAG GATGGAGCAGGCGGGGGACGCGCTGGAGGAGGTGCTGAGCAAGGCGCTGAGCCAGCGGAGCCTCACCCTGGGCGTCTACGAGGCGGCTAAGCTGCTCAACGTG GGTTTTGTTCCCCGTGTTGACccatctctctttttccagaACCCCCACGCGTCCCAGTGGAAGGACCCGGCGCTGAGTCAGCTCATGTGCTTCTGCCGGGAGCGACGCTACGCCGACCAGTGGGTGCCGGTCATCAACCTCCCCGAGCGGTGA